Proteins encoded together in one Chryseobacterium sp. G0201 window:
- the rpsQ gene encoding 30S ribosomal protein S17, whose translation MMERNLRKERIGIVSSNKMEKTIVVSETTRVKHPMYGKFVLKTKKYTAHDENNECTEGDTVLIQETRPMSKSKRWRLVRIIEKAK comes from the coding sequence ATTATGGAAAGAAACTTAAGAAAAGAAAGAATCGGAATAGTTTCCAGCAATAAAATGGAAAAGACCATTGTTGTAAGTGAGACGACTAGAGTGAAACACCCGATGTACGGTAAATTCGTATTGAAAACGAAAAAATATACTGCACACGACGAAAACAACGAATGCACAGAAGGAGATACAGTTCTTATCCAAGAAACTAGACCTATGAGCAAGAGTAAGAGATGGAGATTAGTAAGAATCATTGAAAAAGCTAAGTAA
- the rplN gene encoding 50S ribosomal protein L14: MLQTESRLKVADNTGAKEVLVIRVLGGTRRRYASVGDKIVVTIKASTPSGNAKKGQVSKAVVVRTKKAVRRKDGSYIKFEDNACVLLNAGGEMRGTRVFGPVARELRDKEYMKIISLAPEVL; this comes from the coding sequence ATGTTACAAACAGAATCAAGATTAAAAGTTGCTGATAACACTGGTGCTAAAGAGGTACTAGTAATCAGAGTTCTGGGTGGTACCAGAAGAAGATATGCTTCAGTTGGTGATAAGATTGTAGTTACTATCAAGGCTTCTACACCATCAGGAAACGCAAAGAAAGGTCAAGTATCTAAAGCGGTAGTAGTAAGAACTAAAAAAGCAGTGAGAAGAAAAGATGGTTCATACATCAAATTCGAAGACAATGCTTGTGTTTTACTAAACGCTGGTGGAGAAATGAGAGGAACACGTGTTTTCGGACCTGTTGCTCGTGAGTTGAGAGACAAAGAATATATGAAGATCATTTCATTGGCTCCTGAAGTACTTTAA
- the rplX gene encoding 50S ribosomal protein L24 translates to MSKLKIKRGDNVIITTGKKDIKGKTGEVIEVIKKEGRDPRVIVAGLNIVKKHVKPSASNPQGGITEKEASIHISNIALVDKDGKAIKIGYKIEGDKKVRINKKTGETL, encoded by the coding sequence ATGTCAAAGTTAAAAATAAAAAGAGGAGATAACGTAATCATTACTACTGGTAAGAAAGATATCAAAGGTAAAACTGGTGAAGTTATTGAAGTGATCAAAAAAGAAGGAAGAGACCCTAGAGTTATCGTTGCAGGACTTAACATCGTTAAAAAACACGTTAAGCCTTCAGCTTCAAATCCTCAAGGAGGAATCACAGAAAAAGAAGCTTCTATTCATATCTCAAACATAGCTTTAGTTGATAAAGACGGAAAAGCTATCAAAATCGGTTACAAAATCGAAGGAGATAAGAAAGTAAGAATTAACAAAAAAACGGGTGAAACTTTATAA
- the rplE gene encoding 50S ribosomal protein L5, translated as MEYIARPKKAYKETIVPAMMEEFGYKSVMQVPRLEKIILSQGLGDATADKKIIDYAVEELTNITGQKAVGTISKKDEAAFKLRKGMPVGAKVTLRASKMYEFLDRLTASALPRIRDFSGIKADGFDGRGNYNLGITEQIIFPEIAIDKVKKIQGMDITFVTTAKTDKEAKALLTHFGLPFKKN; from the coding sequence ATGGAATATATAGCAAGACCCAAGAAAGCATATAAAGAAACGATTGTTCCTGCAATGATGGAAGAATTTGGGTACAAATCTGTAATGCAGGTACCTAGATTAGAAAAAATCATCTTATCTCAAGGTTTAGGTGATGCTACTGCAGACAAGAAAATTATTGATTATGCTGTAGAAGAACTTACAAATATTACTGGCCAAAAGGCTGTAGGTACTATTTCTAAGAAAGACGAAGCTGCTTTCAAATTAAGAAAAGGTATGCCTGTAGGTGCTAAGGTAACTCTTAGAGCTAGCAAAATGTACGAATTCTTAGACAGACTTACTGCTTCTGCTTTGCCACGTATTAGAGATTTCTCTGGTATTAAAGCTGACGGTTTCGATGGTAGAGGTAATTATAACTTAGGTATTACTGAGCAAATTATCTTCCCTGAGATCGCAATCGACAAAGTGAAAAAAATCCAAGGGATGGACATCACTTTCGTTACAACTGCGAAAACAGATAAAGAAGCTAAAGCATTGTTAACTCACTTCGGTTTACCTTTCAAAAAGAACTAA
- the rpsN gene encoding 30S ribosomal protein S14 → MAKESMKARERKREATVAKYAEKRKALKEAGDYEGLQKLPKNASPVRLHNRCKLTGRPRGYMRTFGLSRVTFREMANNGLIPGVKKASW, encoded by the coding sequence ATGGCTAAAGAATCAATGAAAGCGCGTGAGCGCAAAAGAGAAGCTACTGTAGCTAAATACGCTGAAAAAAGAAAAGCTTTAAAAGAAGCTGGTGATTATGAAGGACTTCAAAAATTACCAAAAAACGCTTCTCCTGTAAGATTACACAACAGATGTAAACTAACAGGTAGACCAAGAGGTTACATGAGAACTTTCGGTCTTTCTAGAGTAACTTTCCGTGAAATGGCCAACAACGGTCTTATTCCGGGAGTGAAAAAAGCTAGTTGGTAG
- the rpsH gene encoding 30S ribosomal protein S8 yields the protein MVTDPISDFLTRVRNAQSAGHKVVEIPASKIKKELTKILFDQGYILNYKFEESAVQGTIKIALKYDKQTSKPAIKSIQRASRPGLRQYKGSTELPRVLNGLGIAIISTSRGVMTDKKAREEKVGGEVICYVY from the coding sequence ATGGTAACAGATCCAATTTCAGATTTCCTAACAAGAGTAAGGAACGCACAAAGCGCAGGCCACAAAGTGGTGGAAATTCCTGCATCGAAAATCAAAAAGGAGCTTACAAAAATCTTATTTGACCAAGGGTATATCTTAAACTACAAGTTTGAAGAGAGCGCTGTTCAAGGAACGATCAAAATAGCTTTGAAGTATGACAAGCAAACTAGTAAGCCTGCAATCAAGTCTATCCAAAGAGCTTCAAGACCAGGTCTAAGACAATACAAAGGTTCTACTGAACTTCCAAGAGTATTGAACGGTTTGGGTATCGCTATTATCTCTACTTCTAGAGGGGTAATGACTGATAAAAAAGCTAGAGAAGAAAAAGTAGGCGGT